DNA sequence from the Tissierella sp. genome:
ACTTAGACTTTGGAATGTTTGGTGTCTGGATGGCTATGATTTGTGACTGGTATGTAAGAGCTGGATTCTTCATTCATCGATATAGAGGGAATAAGTGGGAGAAGAAAGCAGTATAAAATCTACGGAGGTAAATTTAATTATGAAACTTTTTTTTATATCAGATATCCATGGATCATTATTTTATTTAAAGGAAGCATTAGATAAATTTCATGAAGAGAAGGCTGATTACTTAGTGATATTAGGTGATATTCTATATCATGGAGCAAGAAATCCATTGCCTGTAGAATATAATCCTAAAGAAGTAATAGGACTAATCAATAGCTACTCAGATAAGATAATTGCTGTTAGAGGTAATTGTGATAGTGAGGTTGATGAAATGGTATTAAACTTCCCTATTATGTCAACTTACTCTAACATAATATATAAGGATAAAAGATTGTTTTTAACCCATGGTCACATATTTAATGAAGATAATATGCCTAAGCTAAGTGATGGAGATCTATTTATTTATGGTCATTTTCATATTCCAAGGGCAGAGAAAAAGTATAATATTTATTTTATTAATCCAGGCTCCATTTCTTTACCAAAGGAAAACAATCCACATACTTATGGGGTATTAGAAGGAAATAAATTTACAATAAAAGACCTTGGTGGTAATGTTTTCAAGGAGATAACAATATAATTCAAATCCCTCATACCTGGGTATACTATATATACTAAAAAAATGAGGGTGATTTTATGTCAAGATTTCATGAAAAACCAAGTATATTTGTTAAGGAAATAGTATTAAAGGTAGCAGATATAGAGAGGTCTATAGAATTTTATACTAAGATAATGGGTTTTAATATATTAAATAGAGAAGAAAATAAAGCTATATTAACAGCTGATGGAATTAATCCTATGATTACAATAGTACAGCCTGAAAATGTGGTACCAAAGCTTCTTAGAAGAACTGGACTATATCATTTTGCTCTTCT
Encoded proteins:
- the yfcE gene encoding phosphodiesterase produces the protein MKLFFISDIHGSLFYLKEALDKFHEEKADYLVILGDILYHGARNPLPVEYNPKEVIGLINSYSDKIIAVRGNCDSEVDEMVLNFPIMSTYSNIIYKDKRLFLTHGHIFNEDNMPKLSDGDLFIYGHFHIPRAEKKYNIYFINPGSISLPKENNPHTYGVLEGNKFTIKDLGGNVFKEITI